The genome window GCAGCACCCGGTCGGCCCGGCCGTGCGACACGTAGATCTCCGGCGCGCCCCGCTGGGCCGGGGGCGCCGCGAAGCCGGGTGAGAACGCGATCAGGTGGGTGAACAGGTCGCCGTTGGCGAGGCCCAGCGACAGGGCGTACGAGGCGCCGTCGGAAAATCCCTCCACCGCCACGTGCGCGGGGTCCACGGCGCACCGGTCGAAGGTCGCCTCCATCGCCGACTGGATGAACGCCACGTCGGGGCCGAAGCCGCCCACGATCACGTCCCACGTCTGGTCGCGCGAATCGGGGGCCAGCAGCACCAGCCCGGCCTCGTCGGCCAGCCCCTGCAGGATGCGCAGGGCGTTCTGCCCGCTGCCCCCCGCGCCATGAAGCATCACCACCAGTGGCGCCGGCCGCGCGGCGTCGTACCCGGCGGGAACGTAGAGCAGGGCGTCTCGGCGCGGATCCAGCCCCAGCCGGTGCAGCCCCGGCTCCACGGCCCGGGTCGGCTGCCCGGGCCGGGCCGTCAGCCGCCCGCCGGCATCGTCACCGCGAATGGTTCTGCTTACGCTCACACGACGGGTCCGGTGGATGGGTTTCGGCCAAGACCTCGGGGGATTGACAACGAACGTGCCGCCCGTGCCGCAGCACCGCTCCCGCACGTCGGCTTCTCCCGGGAAACGAACGCGGGGCCGCCCGTTCCAGGCAGCCCCGCGTCGTTCCTCCGCTCGATCCCCTTCTAGAGTCGTTCCGCCTTGAAGGTGTCGCACGAGCGGTCGTCGCCCGATTCGAAGCCCTGGCGGAACCAGCGCACCCGCTGTGCACTGCTCCCGTGGGTAAAGGTTTCTGGCCTGACGTCCCCCTGGCGCCCCTGCAGCGCATCGTCGCCGATGGCCGTCGCCGCCCCCAGCGCCTCTTCCACGTCGCCCGTCTCCAGCCACTTCCGCTGCTGCTGCGAGTGGTGGCCCCAGACGCCGGCGTAGCAGTCGGCCTGCAGCTCCTGCATCACGGACAGCTGGTTGGCCTCTTCCTCGCTCACCCGCTGGCTGGCCGCGTTCACCTGCTGTGAGATGCCCCGCAGCGTCTGCACGTGGTGCCCCACCTCGTGCGCGATCACGTACGCCTGGGCGAAGTCGCCGGGCGCGCCCAGGTCGCGCCGCAGCTGCTCGTAAAAGCTCAGGTCGATGTACACGCGTTTGTCCGCCGGGCAGTAGAACGGCCCCACTGCGGCGCTCGCCCCGCCGCACGCCGACTGCACGCGGCCGGTGAACAGCCGCAGCTTGGGTTCTTCGTAGGTTTCGCCCGACTGCTGAAAGAGTCCGCGCCACACGTCCTCGGTGCTCGCCAGGACCACCGACACGAACTGCGACATCGAGTCCTGCTGGGCGGTGGTCTGCGTGGGAGCCGGCTCCGCCTGGGGCGTCGCCGCCTGCTGCAATCCGGACGAGTCGCCGGTCAGCGCGTAGTAGAGCAGGCCCAGGACCAGCGCTCCGATGCCGCCCCCCGCCGCCATCCCGCCTCCGCCGCCGCGCCCGCGGC of Longimicrobium sp. contains these proteins:
- a CDS encoding PHB depolymerase family esterase, coding for MSVSRTIRGDDAGGRLTARPGQPTRAVEPGLHRLGLDPRRDALLYVPAGYDAARPAPLVVMLHGAGGSGQNALRILQGLADEAGLVLLAPDSRDQTWDVIVGGFGPDVAFIQSAMEATFDRCAVDPAHVAVEGFSDGASYALSLGLANGDLFTHLIAFSPGFAAPPAQRGAPEIYVSHGRADRVLPIDACSRRLVPRLTAAGYAVNYHEFDGAHTVPPDLAAEAVAWFLGREPAAEQPPLT
- the ypfJ gene encoding KPN_02809 family neutral zinc metallopeptidase, with translation MRWQGGRQSSNLEDGRGRGGGGGMAAGGGIGALVLGLLYYALTGDSSGLQQAATPQAEPAPTQTTAQQDSMSQFVSVVLASTEDVWRGLFQQSGETYEEPKLRLFTGRVQSACGGASAAVGPFYCPADKRVYIDLSFYEQLRRDLGAPGDFAQAYVIAHEVGHHVQTLRGISQQVNAASQRVSEEEANQLSVMQELQADCYAGVWGHHSQQQRKWLETGDVEEALGAATAIGDDALQGRQGDVRPETFTHGSSAQRVRWFRQGFESGDDRSCDTFKAERL